A DNA window from Maribellus comscasis contains the following coding sequences:
- a CDS encoding type II toxin-antitoxin system RelE/ParE family toxin, which produces MKQKFNVLLLGEVWDLLDMLDEKSRDKVLYNIDKAKYVNDPELFKKLDDLIWEFRTKYKKTYYRLFAFWDKTDRTDTLVVATHGIVKKTDKIPKAEIENAKKIMKQYFEQKSER; this is translated from the coding sequence ATGAAACAAAAATTCAACGTTCTTTTGCTTGGAGAAGTCTGGGATTTACTTGATATGCTTGATGAAAAATCGAGAGATAAGGTTCTGTATAATATTGACAAAGCAAAATATGTAAATGACCCGGAATTATTCAAAAAGCTTGATGATTTGATTTGGGAGTTCAGAACTAAATACAAAAAAACTTATTATCGGTTATTTGCCTTCTGGGACAAGACGGATAGAACGGACACGTTGGTTGTTGCCACACATGGAATCGTAAAAAAGACAGATAAAATTCCAAAAGCAGAGATAGAAAACGCGAAAAAAATAATGAAGCAGTATTTTGAACAAAAAAGTGAAAGATAG
- a CDS encoding helix-turn-helix domain-containing protein, with product MENNKLRIYTLEEAKDKYVGKVGTEKRNQYEYELRLDLLGKMIRQTRKERHLTQSQLGEMIGVQKSQISRIENNAKNVTIETILRVFNALHAKVNFNVELLDGEFKIA from the coding sequence ATGGAAAATAATAAATTGAGAATTTACACCTTAGAAGAGGCGAAGGATAAATATGTAGGGAAAGTTGGAACGGAGAAACGTAATCAATATGAATATGAGTTAAGGCTTGATTTGTTGGGGAAAATGATAAGGCAAACCCGTAAAGAAAGACACCTCACACAATCTCAGTTGGGTGAAATGATTGGTGTTCAGAAATCTCAGATTTCGCGAATTGAGAATAATGCAAAAAATGTAACGATTGAGACGATTTTACGTGTTTTTAATGCACTTCATGCAAAAGTGAATTTTAATGTTGAGTTACTTGATGGAGAATTTAAAATTGCTTAA
- a CDS encoding VOC family protein has protein sequence MKPRLNIVTLGVKNLQESRAFYKNAFGWELANGSDENIVFFNHGGIVLALYPLDKLAEDAGITAERSGFSGVTLAINQDSKEALIETFNKAVENGAKILVEPRETFWGGFDAYFADPDGHPWEIAWAPFWKFDEQGSLFLG, from the coding sequence ATGAAACCACGTTTAAATATTGTAACACTGGGTGTAAAAAACCTCCAAGAATCAAGAGCTTTTTACAAAAATGCTTTCGGCTGGGAACTGGCCAACGGAAGTGATGAAAACATTGTATTTTTCAATCACGGAGGAATTGTGCTGGCTTTATACCCATTAGACAAACTGGCTGAAGATGCGGGAATTACAGCAGAACGTTCCGGCTTTTCGGGAGTAACACTGGCTATCAATCAGGATTCAAAAGAAGCATTGATTGAAACGTTTAATAAAGCAGTAGAAAACGGAGCTAAAATTCTGGTGGAACCGCGCGAAACCTTCTGGGGAGGTTTTGATGCCTACTTTGCCGATCCCGATGGCCATCCCTGGGAAATTGCCTGGGCACCATTCTGGAAGTTTGATGAACAGGGGAGTTTGTTTTTGGGATAA
- a CDS encoding ATP-binding protein: MEKKSCVLFCRCKAQVISSESMEGILNGLKNLDVDLFELQDLCALTINEKDLLNAIGKEFQQKIIVACYPRAIKNMFRQNGIDFGNFEVLNFKELSADKILSKLENDFKIEKGEARYQVQITDLDVPAWFPVIDESLCSNCGKCARFCLFGVYSFDKKKLNVVDPLACKNGCPACGRTCPTSAIMFPRLAENTVLAGDEPNGKKVSIDKGSLLTTLNARNQNRRNIFRQGVVEQAEEERRKALAEFKLGMDFTKNDKKDS; encoded by the coding sequence ATGGAAAAAAAATCATGCGTACTTTTTTGCCGCTGTAAAGCTCAGGTGATTTCTTCGGAATCGATGGAAGGAATTCTGAATGGCTTGAAAAATTTAGATGTCGATCTTTTTGAGTTGCAGGATTTATGTGCTTTAACCATCAACGAAAAAGATTTGTTAAATGCTATCGGAAAGGAATTTCAGCAAAAAATAATTGTGGCGTGTTATCCGCGGGCCATTAAAAATATGTTCCGGCAAAACGGAATTGATTTTGGTAATTTTGAAGTGCTGAATTTTAAAGAACTGTCGGCTGACAAGATTTTATCGAAGTTGGAGAATGATTTTAAAATTGAAAAAGGCGAAGCCCGTTATCAGGTTCAGATTACCGATTTAGATGTGCCGGCATGGTTTCCTGTAATTGATGAATCGTTGTGTTCCAATTGTGGAAAATGTGCACGATTTTGTTTGTTTGGTGTTTACAGCTTCGATAAAAAAAAGTTGAACGTAGTTGATCCGCTGGCCTGCAAAAATGGTTGTCCTGCGTGTGGAAGAACCTGTCCGACTTCGGCGATTATGTTTCCTCGTTTGGCAGAAAACACAGTGCTGGCAGGAGACGAACCCAATGGGAAAAAGGTGTCGATTGACAAAGGAAGTTTGCTCACAACATTGAATGCCCGCAATCAAAATCGCCGGAACATTTTCCGACAGGGCGTTGTTGAACAAGCAGAGGAAGAACGCAGAAAAGCACTGGCCGAGTTTAAATTGGGAATGGATTTTACAAAGAATGATAAAAAGGATTCTTAA
- a CDS encoding radical SAM protein, with the protein MIKRILKNTDRKCLYKFVYNMGVKGSLSFARYQKRLKNGDFFPAFHFISVTDDCNLNCQGCWVTHKKKNSRMSPETLNRIIEETKAKGSYFFGILGGEPLTYRPLFEVLKKHPDCYFQLFTNGTLLTPEVAEELRKLGNVTPLISFEGDEVVADIRRRGKDVFRRTVEAVENATNAGLITGVAMSVCKSNMDLALSADFINSLIQKNVAYLWYYIYRPVGADSTVELALEKHEIQKLRQFMVDARSQFDIAIIDAYWDQDGNGLCPAATGLSHHINASGFVEPCPVIQFAAENVEDKSLENIYKESVFLEALRNEIPKKTSGCVIMEDPKWLVEMTEKYNAKDSSGRENEAERLKAMPLVPSHGSGTPVPEKGWIYRFAKKRAFFGLGAYG; encoded by the coding sequence ATGATAAAAAGGATTCTTAAAAATACAGATAGAAAATGTTTGTACAAATTTGTGTACAACATGGGAGTAAAAGGTTCGCTGAGTTTTGCGCGTTACCAAAAACGACTGAAAAATGGCGATTTTTTTCCGGCGTTTCATTTTATTTCGGTTACCGACGATTGCAACCTGAATTGCCAAGGCTGCTGGGTGACACATAAAAAAAAGAACTCCCGCATGTCGCCGGAAACATTGAACCGGATTATTGAAGAGACCAAAGCAAAAGGTTCTTATTTTTTTGGAATTCTGGGTGGAGAGCCGTTAACATACAGACCTCTTTTTGAAGTTCTGAAAAAGCATCCGGATTGTTATTTCCAGTTGTTTACAAACGGGACACTGCTTACTCCGGAAGTGGCGGAAGAATTGCGAAAATTGGGAAATGTAACACCGCTCATTAGTTTTGAAGGCGATGAAGTAGTTGCTGATATTCGCCGCCGGGGGAAGGATGTTTTTCGCCGAACTGTGGAAGCTGTTGAAAATGCTACCAATGCCGGATTAATTACAGGAGTGGCGATGAGTGTTTGTAAATCGAATATGGATTTGGCGCTTTCTGCTGATTTTATCAATTCGCTGATTCAGAAAAATGTGGCTTACCTCTGGTATTATATTTACCGGCCGGTGGGAGCGGATTCGACTGTTGAACTGGCTTTGGAAAAACATGAAATTCAAAAGCTGCGGCAATTTATGGTAGATGCCCGCTCGCAGTTTGATATCGCAATTATTGATGCGTACTGGGATCAGGATGGAAATGGACTTTGCCCGGCAGCAACCGGCTTGAGTCATCACATTAATGCATCGGGTTTTGTTGAACCTTGCCCGGTTATTCAGTTTGCCGCAGAAAATGTCGAGGATAAGTCACTTGAAAATATTTACAAAGAATCGGTTTTTCTGGAAGCTTTAAGAAATGAAATTCCAAAAAAAACATCGGGCTGTGTAATTATGGAAGACCCGAAATGGCTGGTTGAAATGACAGAAAAATACAATGCAAAAGATTCTTCAGGAAGAGAAAACGAAGCCGAACGATTAAAAGCAATGCCTCTGGTTCCGAGCCACGGTTCCGGAACTCCTGTTCCTGAAAAAGGCTGGATTTACCGCTTTGCAAAAAAACGTGCCTTTTTTGGATTGGGGGCATACGGATAA
- a CDS encoding TfoX/Sxy family protein, whose protein sequence is MEKLSNLPNISKVLENELEQVGITSAEELREVGTESAFVRILTIDETACFSKLCALEGAIQGIRWHNLSSNRKEELRGFFRIKKLK, encoded by the coding sequence ATGGAAAAACTAAGCAATTTACCCAATATCAGCAAAGTTTTGGAAAACGAGTTAGAACAGGTTGGAATTACTTCCGCTGAAGAGTTACGGGAGGTGGGGACAGAGAGTGCTTTTGTCCGTATTCTGACCATTGACGAAACGGCTTGCTTTAGTAAACTTTGTGCGTTGGAGGGAGCCATCCAGGGAATCCGCTGGCACAATTTATCGTCCAACCGGAAAGAAGAATTACGTGGATTTTTTAGAATAAAAAAGTTGAAATAA
- a CDS encoding polyprenyl synthetase family protein, with product MTAKKRILKVPKDKQIRELLRKEVAVFAAEKNIMPPASFELLETSSKELLTRLNLDEEFLDFTIVLLGNETWRDVVNATPFNRRLLLLPQCLRNNLQCKGVFDELGLICAGCKGCQIDDILGRAEELGYSTLVAEGTTVAIGLVEEGSIDAVIGVSCMPVLQNSFDPVSRAAVPVIGLPLLYDGCVNTSLDYEWLFSEIEQITDKKEFQPLSVSMIKNRVQEYFSEESLAKFFQGNTDTEKLALKTMALGGQRMRPLLALLAYQSYAEEISGEVQSALALIIECFHKASLVHDDIQDNEDFRYEQPALHKSVGVPVAINIGDYLIGKGYQLLATVPCDAKVKANCLKVVATSHLNLSEGQGADILLQQNIAQKSVDEILQIFEQKTGEAVKVALMTGAIAGNAAESELQILSKFAEYFGIAYQIRDDLNELRETNHLKHAFDFPFLLSLLKQSINGHSPTFSDIIKTENFDVLLECFEQHDTEVTADKYLADYVQKCYAELDKLQNKKLRLSLYGVMGKVFKS from the coding sequence ATGACAGCAAAAAAACGCATATTAAAAGTTCCAAAAGACAAGCAAATCCGTGAATTGTTGCGGAAGGAAGTTGCTGTGTTTGCTGCTGAAAAAAATATTATGCCACCGGCTTCATTTGAGTTGCTGGAAACCAGTTCAAAAGAACTTTTGACGCGTTTAAATCTGGATGAAGAATTTCTGGATTTTACCATCGTTTTACTAGGAAACGAAACCTGGCGTGATGTGGTTAACGCAACGCCTTTCAATCGGCGACTTTTGCTGTTGCCACAGTGTTTGCGAAATAATCTGCAATGCAAAGGTGTGTTTGATGAATTGGGATTAATTTGTGCGGGTTGCAAAGGTTGCCAGATTGATGATATTCTTGGAAGGGCTGAGGAGTTGGGATATTCAACGCTTGTGGCCGAAGGAACAACGGTTGCCATTGGTTTGGTGGAAGAAGGTTCTATTGATGCGGTAATTGGCGTAAGTTGTATGCCGGTATTGCAAAATTCGTTTGATCCGGTTTCACGCGCTGCGGTTCCGGTAATCGGCCTGCCACTTTTATACGATGGCTGTGTAAATACTTCACTCGATTATGAATGGCTTTTTTCCGAAATTGAGCAGATTACAGATAAAAAAGAATTTCAACCGCTTTCTGTTTCGATGATAAAAAATCGGGTACAGGAATATTTCTCAGAGGAAAGTTTAGCCAAATTTTTTCAGGGGAATACAGATACTGAGAAACTGGCTTTAAAAACCATGGCACTGGGCGGACAACGCATGCGCCCACTGTTGGCTTTGCTTGCGTATCAGTCGTATGCAGAGGAAATTTCAGGAGAAGTGCAGTCTGCGCTGGCCTTGATTATTGAGTGTTTTCACAAAGCATCGCTGGTACACGACGATATTCAGGATAATGAGGATTTTCGTTACGAGCAACCGGCGCTGCATAAAAGTGTCGGAGTGCCTGTCGCAATTAATATTGGCGATTATTTAATTGGTAAAGGTTACCAGTTGTTGGCCACTGTGCCCTGCGATGCAAAAGTTAAAGCAAATTGTTTAAAAGTGGTGGCGACATCGCATTTAAATCTTTCCGAAGGCCAGGGCGCTGACATTCTTTTACAGCAAAATATTGCGCAAAAATCGGTGGATGAAATTTTGCAGATTTTTGAACAGAAAACCGGTGAAGCAGTGAAAGTAGCATTAATGACCGGCGCGATTGCTGGGAATGCTGCGGAATCTGAACTTCAGATTTTGTCAAAATTTGCTGAATATTTTGGAATTGCCTATCAAATTCGCGATGATTTAAATGAGCTTCGCGAAACCAATCACCTGAAACATGCGTTCGATTTTCCATTTTTGTTGTCGTTGTTGAAGCAAAGTATCAACGGTCATTCGCCTACTTTTTCAGACATTATTAAAACTGAAAATTTTGATGTGTTGCTGGAGTGTTTTGAACAACACGACACCGAAGTTACGGCTGACAAATATCTCGCGGACTACGTACAAAAATGTTACGCAGAGCTGGACAAACTTCAAAACAAAAAATTGCGATTAAGTTTGTACGGAGTTATGGGAAAAGTTTTCAAATCGTAA
- a CDS encoding aminoacyl-histidine dipeptidase: MNTEIKSLEPREVWSIFDRMTKIPRPSDHEEEIQRWAYNFGKNLGLETLKDDAGNVIIRKPASSGMENRKGVILQGHLDMVPQKNSDKEHNFETDPIEAFVDSDWVKARGTTLGADNGIGVSAALAVLASKTIQHGPVEVLLTATEETGMDGANGLAPGVLQGDILINMDSEDEGELYVGCAGGEDASALFAYSTEKVPAGFTGMKLNVTGMKGGHSGMDISLGRGNANMVFFRILNAAYAKLGVRLASIDGGSLRNAIPREAFGLLAVNEADVADFVALVEEISDTIKTELAVTEPDLKITVEQATVPSDLIDEKTQVRLTLSVVACPNGVVRMSDSMEGLVETSTNLAIVKSDAQKKTILCAALMRSSVDSAKEDLASRIKAVFTLAGAEVSFTGAYPGWKPNMDSPILKTMQEVYNKNFNKIPEIKAIHAGLECGILGGKYQNWDMISFGPTIRFPHSPDEKVNIESVKKFWDFLVVTLENIPEK; the protein is encoded by the coding sequence ATGAATACTGAAATAAAAAGTTTGGAGCCCCGGGAAGTCTGGAGCATTTTTGATCGGATGACAAAAATTCCACGTCCCTCTGATCACGAAGAAGAAATTCAGAGGTGGGCGTATAATTTTGGGAAAAATTTGGGTTTGGAAACCCTCAAAGATGATGCAGGGAATGTGATAATCCGCAAGCCTGCTTCATCCGGAATGGAAAACCGGAAAGGTGTAATTCTTCAGGGGCATCTCGATATGGTTCCGCAAAAAAACAGCGATAAAGAACACAACTTTGAAACAGATCCGATTGAAGCTTTTGTAGATAGCGACTGGGTAAAAGCAAGGGGTACAACATTGGGAGCAGATAACGGTATCGGGGTTTCTGCGGCCCTGGCGGTATTGGCTTCAAAAACAATTCAACATGGGCCGGTTGAGGTTTTACTTACTGCAACCGAAGAAACCGGGATGGACGGAGCAAACGGATTGGCCCCGGGCGTCCTTCAGGGCGATATTCTTATTAATATGGATTCTGAAGACGAAGGTGAATTGTATGTAGGCTGTGCCGGCGGGGAGGATGCCAGTGCTTTGTTTGCCTACTCAACAGAAAAAGTGCCCGCCGGTTTCACCGGGATGAAACTAAATGTAACCGGTATGAAAGGGGGACATTCGGGAATGGATATTTCACTGGGAAGAGGAAATGCCAATATGGTTTTTTTTCGTATTCTGAATGCGGCATACGCAAAACTTGGTGTGCGCCTGGCGAGTATTGATGGGGGAAGTTTACGAAATGCTATTCCTCGTGAGGCTTTTGGTTTGCTTGCAGTAAACGAAGCGGATGTTGCAGATTTTGTAGCCCTGGTTGAAGAAATTTCTGATACAATTAAAACCGAACTGGCTGTTACTGAACCCGATTTAAAAATTACCGTTGAGCAGGCAACAGTCCCTTCAGATTTGATAGATGAAAAAACACAGGTTCGTCTTACTTTGTCGGTTGTCGCATGCCCCAACGGGGTAGTTCGAATGAGCGACAGTATGGAAGGGTTAGTTGAAACTTCAACAAACCTGGCTATCGTAAAATCGGATGCTCAAAAGAAAACTATTTTGTGTGCTGCATTGATGCGCAGTTCGGTAGATTCGGCCAAAGAGGATTTGGCTTCAAGAATTAAAGCTGTTTTTACCCTTGCCGGAGCCGAGGTGTCTTTTACCGGCGCCTATCCCGGGTGGAAACCCAACATGGATTCACCTATTTTGAAAACAATGCAGGAAGTCTATAATAAAAATTTTAACAAAATACCTGAAATAAAGGCAATTCATGCCGGACTGGAGTGCGGAATTCTTGGAGGAAAGTATCAGAACTGGGATATGATCTCGTTTGGTCCCACCATTCGTTTCCCTCATTCTCCTGATGAAAAAGTAAATATTGAAAGTGTAAAAAAATTCTGGGATTTTCTGGTGGTGACACTCGAAAATATTCCTGAAAAATAG